Sequence from the Clostridium butyricum genome:
TTAAAACCCCTTTTTTCCGCCATTTGCAGAAAAAAGGCCACTAAATGCGGCCCTTATGCTGTTAATTTTTTTCTTCCTTTTTGTCTTCTGTTCTTAAGAATGTTTCTTCCTGATGCAGTACTCATTCTTTTTCTGAAGCCATGTTCTTTTTTTCTTTGTCTTTTTTTAGGTTGATATGTCA
This genomic interval carries:
- the rpmH gene encoding 50S ribosomal protein L34, which produces MFMTYQPKKRQRKKEHGFRKRMSTASGRNILKNRRQKGRKKLTA